Part of the Thermodesulfobacteriota bacterium genome, ACAGCGACGGGACCGACATGTAGTTCAAGAGCGGGTATATGAAGAGGAAGAACCAGTCGAAGGGGATCTCACCGGAGAGCACCTCGAGATTTGCCGACCCGCCGCTCACGGCCGGATTCAGGGCCGAGACGACCAGGAGGACGACAAAGAGTGAGTACATCATCTTCCTGGGGGGGTGTATCATCGCCTTGGAGATCCTGCCGAGGTGGAGCAGAAGGAAAATAATGAAGACAACGAGGATGGAGGCGAAGTGTATAAAGAGTATGATGTAAAAGAAGTTGTCCGCGAGATTTTCGGGCCTGGCGAAGTTCAGGCTGAGCGGGAGTCCGAATATCGGGACGTTCTCGATCATCTCGGCCGAGAGCACCGCCACGAGCTGGGCCCTGTCGTCCCATACCATCCAGTAGCCGAATATGCCGCCCGCCCACACGATCCAGGCAATCGCCACGCCGCTCACCCAGGCTATCCACCTCCAGTGGGCGTAGCGCTTGAGCACAAAGCAGCGCAGCGCGTGCAGGAGCATGACTATGACGAGCCCGCTCGCGGCGTAGTGGTGGAGGCTCCTCATGAACCCCCCGAGGTACCACTGCTCGTGGACCAGCCACTCGATCGACTGGTAGGCCCCGTCCCTGGATATCTCGTAGAAGATAAAGAGGTACACCCCGGAGACCAGTATGACCCAGAGGAAAAAGATGCCGATCGCCCCGAGATAGTAGAATGGGTTCAGCTCCGGGGTACAGAACGAGTTGGCCAGGCGCTCCACCCTTAGCCACAACCTGTGGACGGGACCTATGCCTTCGGACTCCGATTTCATCCCGCCTCGCCGCCCTTTAAGAGCCTCAGAAAGAACGCCTTTATGCGACCGCCCCACACGGCCATAACCACGGCCATTAGAATGAAAAACTGCATGACGGCCCCTCCGAATACGTAGTAGTCCACGACGTACTTGCCGGTATAGGGGTCGTACCTCGAGCAGAGATACTTTATCTTCTCTACAATAGACAGGCCCCTCCTGGGCTCGGGATCTCCCCTCAGCAGCGACCCGAGGGCGCTCCCGACAAGCTCCCCCTCGCTCCTGAGCCCGAATATATGGCGGTAGACCCTCCCGTCGGGGGAGATCAGCGTGGCCAGGTCCATGTGGTCGAAGCCGCCCTCATCACGCCTTGAGAAGAAAAAACCCGTCTTCCTGGTGAGCTCTTTTATCGTCTCCACGTCGGAGCTCGCGAACCTGAACGAACTCCCCTCGAAATCCTTGATATGACGGAGCGCGTACTCCTTGAGCTTCTCCGGCGTGTCGTTCTCGGCGTCGAAGCCTATAACAAGCACGTTAAAGACGTCTCCGAACTCCACCCTCGCGTCGTCGACCGCCTTTTTGAAAGAACGG contains:
- a CDS encoding cytochrome b N-terminal domain-containing protein, which encodes MKSESEGIGPVHRLWLRVERLANSFCTPELNPFYYLGAIGIFFLWVILVSGVYLFIFYEISRDGAYQSIEWLVHEQWYLGGFMRSLHHYAASGLVIVMLLHALRCFVLKRYAHWRWIAWVSGVAIAWIVWAGGIFGYWMVWDDRAQLVAVLSAEMIENVPIFGLPLSLNFARPENLADNFFYIILFIHFASILVVFIIFLLLHLGRISKAMIHPPRKMMYSLFVVLLVVSALNPAVSGGSANLEVLSGEIPFDWFFLFIYPLLNYMSVPSL
- a CDS encoding SCO family protein, with the protein product MITRRPFISLYITVLFVFSLSVSAFAGDVSIDVLVSAIDRAEAAEGGELGDYTLVDQDGVSFSLHEYFGGERPLLMSYIFTSCPHVCPTITRSFKKAVDDARVEFGDVFNVLVIGFDAENDTPEKLKEYALRHIKDFEGSSFRFASSDVETIKELTRKTGFFFSRRDEGGFDHMDLATLISPDGRVYRHIFGLRSEGELVGSALGSLLRGDPEPRRGLSIVEKIKYLCSRYDPYTGKYVVDYYVFGGAVMQFFILMAVVMAVWGGRIKAFFLRLLKGGEAG